One stretch of Oncorhynchus clarkii lewisi isolate Uvic-CL-2024 chromosome 3, UVic_Ocla_1.0, whole genome shotgun sequence DNA includes these proteins:
- the LOC139390993 gene encoding protein LYRIC-like isoform X8, with translation MAENWQDAACQQVKLIAGRLNELLSTGLDLLHSELGVDFGVKPEIPPWLIFLAACIGLVLMVAMWASACRGLFKKRPTIVEVEAMESTKPATIKTAKAEEPKKKKRKPTEKKSQPNGSVVAELQEEVRVTEEDNLPVVPHHSQVKTEKASEVKNTKKKQKQAVKEAKTASSHGKESEEVSGTWETKVSNKEKREQRRKDKTTGDGSGSPGGVDPLPSTPPTESTKVSPKAANPGSVSEKKEKKKKGESSKTKAEKAGAVVAVAVGRPQAISSEEAPVVTGGWTDRAVTAPALTIVPDKEHWTTSESNQDTTVWGHETERNYSTVEPQLPCPSQPEPQVEDEWSGLNGDGSAAAADGCSDWNAPAEVWGNYEELPAPVEAAPPVLKESLPETVKVSDEEREKAEPAADGTGKLKKKKKKKKKQAEDDVVTGQESEERSKKVVAEAKVKKQPIQEPTAPAVNVAAVKARVEQPVVVQNTAPITQVPPQPAETEPTAKQNSLPAPTHKKPEESQPSKPVMKKKRARRET, from the exons ATGGCAGAGAACTGGCAGGACGCGGCCTGTCAACAGGTCAAGTTGATAGCAGGTCGCCTGAATGAGCTTCTTTCCACTGGCCTAGACCTCTTGCACTCAGAACTCGGGGTGGATTTTGGAGTGAAGCCCGAGATTCCGCCATGGTTGATCTTCTTAGCAGCGTGTATTGGGCTCGTGCTAATGGTAGCTATGTGGGCCTCCGCATGTCGCGGGCTCTTCAAGAAGCGACCGACCATAGTTGAAGTTGAGGCCATGGAAAGCACTAAACCAGCTACTATCAAGACGGCAAAAGCAGAGGAACCGAAGAAAAAGAAAAGGAAACCTACAGAAAAG AAATCACAGCCAAATGGTAGTGTAGTTGCTGAGCTACAAGAGGAAGTCAGAGTGACTGAAGAAGACAACCTGCCAGTAGTGCCACATCATTCTCAAGTCAAGACAGAAAAGGCTTCTGAG GTAAAGAATACAAAGAAGAAGCAGAAACAGGCAGTAAAGGAGGCTAAGACGGCTTCTTCTCATGGCAAGGAATCGGAGGAAG TATCAGGCACCTGGGAGACCAAGGTCAGTAACAAGGAGAAGCGTGAGCAGCGCCGTAAAGACAAGACCACCGGTGACGGCTCAGGGAGCCCTGGAGGAGTGGATCCTCTGCCTAGTACTCCTCCCACCGAGTCAACCAAAGTCAGCCCTAAAGCTGCAAACCCTGGGTCTGTCTCTGAGAAGAAGGAAAAGAAGAAGAAAG GAGAATCCTCCAAAACCAAAGCAGAGAAAGCAGGTGCCGTTGTTGCTGTTGCCGTAGGCAGACctcaag CTATCAGCAGCGAGGAGGCTCCGGTAGTGACTGGAGGATGGACTGACCGGGCTGTGACGGCCCCAGCCCTTACCATTGTTCCTGATAAGGAGCACTGGACCACTTCTGAGAGCAATCAAGACACCACTGTCTGGGGGCACGAGACTGAAAGAAATTATAGTA CAGTGGAACCCCAGCTGCCGTGTCCCAGCCAGCCTGAGCCTCAAGTGGAAGACGAGTGGTCTGGTCTGA ATGGTGATGGGTCTGCTGCTGCAGCAGACGGGTGCTCTGACTGGAATGCCCCAGCGGAGGTGTGGGGGAACTATGAGGAACTCCCTGCTCCAGTAGAGGCTGCCCCCCCTGTCCTCAAGGAGTCCCTGCCAGAGACGGTCAAG GTAtctgatgaagagagagaaaaggcggagCCTGCCGCTGATGGAACTGGTAAATtgaaaaagaagaaaaagaagaagaagaagcaagcTGAAGATGATGTAGTTACTGGCCAG GAGTCAGAGGAGCGAAGTAAAAAGGTTGTTGCTGAGGCCAAGGTGAAGAAGCAGCCAATCCAGGAgcctactgctcctgctgtcaaTGTTGCTGCTGTGAAG GCAAGAGTGGAGCAACCAGTTGTGGTTCAGAACACAGCCCCCATCACACAAGTGCCACCCCAACCCGCAGAGACGGAGCCTACTGCCAAGCAGAACAGTCTACCTGCTCCAACACATA AAAAACCTGAAGAGAGCCAGCCTTCCAAACCAGTGATGAAGAAGAAACGGGCAAGAAGAGAAACATGA
- the LOC139390993 gene encoding protein LYRIC-like isoform X3, translating to MAENWQDAACQQVKLIAGRLNELLSTGLDLLHSELGVDFGVKPEIPPWLIFLAACIGLVLMVAMWASACRGLFKKRPTIVEVEAMESTKPATIKTAKAEEPKKKKRKPTEKKSQPNGSVVAELQEEVRVTEEDNLPVVPHHSQVKTEKASEVKNTKKKQKQAVKEAKTASSHGKESEEVSGTWETKVSNKEKREQRRKDKTTGDGSGSPGGVDPLPSTPPTESTKVSPKAANPGSVSEKKEKKKKGESSKTKAEKAGAVVAVAVGRPQAISSEEAPVVTGGWTDRAVTAPALTIVPDKEHWTTSESNQDTTVWGHETERNYSRGSLITEIKAKDLNLVSLTRLTVGTAVEPQLPCPSQPEPQVEDEWSGLNGDGSAAAADGCSDWNAPAEVWGNYEELPAPVEAAPPVLKESLPETVKQVSDEEREKAEPAADGTGKLKKKKKKKKKQAEDDVVTGQESEERSKKVVAEAKVKKQPIQEPTAPAVNVAAVKARVEQPVVVQNTAPITQVPPQPAETEPTAKQNSLPAPTHKKPEESQPSKPVMKKKRARRET from the exons ATGGCAGAGAACTGGCAGGACGCGGCCTGTCAACAGGTCAAGTTGATAGCAGGTCGCCTGAATGAGCTTCTTTCCACTGGCCTAGACCTCTTGCACTCAGAACTCGGGGTGGATTTTGGAGTGAAGCCCGAGATTCCGCCATGGTTGATCTTCTTAGCAGCGTGTATTGGGCTCGTGCTAATGGTAGCTATGTGGGCCTCCGCATGTCGCGGGCTCTTCAAGAAGCGACCGACCATAGTTGAAGTTGAGGCCATGGAAAGCACTAAACCAGCTACTATCAAGACGGCAAAAGCAGAGGAACCGAAGAAAAAGAAAAGGAAACCTACAGAAAAG AAATCACAGCCAAATGGTAGTGTAGTTGCTGAGCTACAAGAGGAAGTCAGAGTGACTGAAGAAGACAACCTGCCAGTAGTGCCACATCATTCTCAAGTCAAGACAGAAAAGGCTTCTGAG GTAAAGAATACAAAGAAGAAGCAGAAACAGGCAGTAAAGGAGGCTAAGACGGCTTCTTCTCATGGCAAGGAATCGGAGGAAG TATCAGGCACCTGGGAGACCAAGGTCAGTAACAAGGAGAAGCGTGAGCAGCGCCGTAAAGACAAGACCACCGGTGACGGCTCAGGGAGCCCTGGAGGAGTGGATCCTCTGCCTAGTACTCCTCCCACCGAGTCAACCAAAGTCAGCCCTAAAGCTGCAAACCCTGGGTCTGTCTCTGAGAAGAAGGAAAAGAAGAAGAAAG GAGAATCCTCCAAAACCAAAGCAGAGAAAGCAGGTGCCGTTGTTGCTGTTGCCGTAGGCAGACctcaag CTATCAGCAGCGAGGAGGCTCCGGTAGTGACTGGAGGATGGACTGACCGGGCTGTGACGGCCCCAGCCCTTACCATTGTTCCTGATAAGGAGCACTGGACCACTTCTGAGAGCAATCAAGACACCACTGTCTGGGGGCACGAGACTGAAAGAAATTATAGTA GAGGATCCCTGATAACAGAGATAAAGGCTAAAGACCTGAATCTAGTCTCATTAACCAGACTAACAGTTGGCACTGCAG TGGAACCCCAGCTGCCGTGTCCCAGCCAGCCTGAGCCTCAAGTGGAAGACGAGTGGTCTGGTCTGA ATGGTGATGGGTCTGCTGCTGCAGCAGACGGGTGCTCTGACTGGAATGCCCCAGCGGAGGTGTGGGGGAACTATGAGGAACTCCCTGCTCCAGTAGAGGCTGCCCCCCCTGTCCTCAAGGAGTCCCTGCCAGAGACGGTCAAG CAGGTAtctgatgaagagagagaaaaggcggagCCTGCCGCTGATGGAACTGGTAAATtgaaaaagaagaaaaagaagaagaagaagcaagcTGAAGATGATGTAGTTACTGGCCAG GAGTCAGAGGAGCGAAGTAAAAAGGTTGTTGCTGAGGCCAAGGTGAAGAAGCAGCCAATCCAGGAgcctactgctcctgctgtcaaTGTTGCTGCTGTGAAG GCAAGAGTGGAGCAACCAGTTGTGGTTCAGAACACAGCCCCCATCACACAAGTGCCACCCCAACCCGCAGAGACGGAGCCTACTGCCAAGCAGAACAGTCTACCTGCTCCAACACATA AAAAACCTGAAGAGAGCCAGCCTTCCAAACCAGTGATGAAGAAGAAACGGGCAAGAAGAGAAACATGA
- the LOC139390993 gene encoding protein LYRIC-like isoform X4: MAENWQDAACQQVKLIAGRLNELLSTGLDLLHSELGVDFGVKPEIPPWLIFLAACIGLVLMVAMWASACRGLFKKRPTIVEVEAMESTKPATIKTAKAEEPKKKKRKPTEKKSQPNGSVVAELQEEVRVTEEDNLPVVPHHSQVKTEKASEVKNTKKKQKQAVKEAKTASSHGKESEEVSGTWETKVSNKEKREQRRKDKTTGDGSGSPGGVDPLPSTPPTESTKVSPKAANPGSVSEKKEKKKKGESSKTKAEKAGAVVAVAVGRPQAISSEEAPVVTGGWTDRAVTAPALTIVPDKEHWTTSESNQDTTVWGHETERNYSRGSLITEIKAKDLNLVSLTRLTVGTAAVEPQLPCPSQPEPQVEDEWSGLNGDGSAAAADGCSDWNAPAEVWGNYEELPAPVEAAPPVLKESLPETVKVSDEEREKAEPAADGTGKLKKKKKKKKKQAEDDVVTGQESEERSKKVVAEAKVKKQPIQEPTAPAVNVAAVKARVEQPVVVQNTAPITQVPPQPAETEPTAKQNSLPAPTHKKPEESQPSKPVMKKKRARRET; this comes from the exons ATGGCAGAGAACTGGCAGGACGCGGCCTGTCAACAGGTCAAGTTGATAGCAGGTCGCCTGAATGAGCTTCTTTCCACTGGCCTAGACCTCTTGCACTCAGAACTCGGGGTGGATTTTGGAGTGAAGCCCGAGATTCCGCCATGGTTGATCTTCTTAGCAGCGTGTATTGGGCTCGTGCTAATGGTAGCTATGTGGGCCTCCGCATGTCGCGGGCTCTTCAAGAAGCGACCGACCATAGTTGAAGTTGAGGCCATGGAAAGCACTAAACCAGCTACTATCAAGACGGCAAAAGCAGAGGAACCGAAGAAAAAGAAAAGGAAACCTACAGAAAAG AAATCACAGCCAAATGGTAGTGTAGTTGCTGAGCTACAAGAGGAAGTCAGAGTGACTGAAGAAGACAACCTGCCAGTAGTGCCACATCATTCTCAAGTCAAGACAGAAAAGGCTTCTGAG GTAAAGAATACAAAGAAGAAGCAGAAACAGGCAGTAAAGGAGGCTAAGACGGCTTCTTCTCATGGCAAGGAATCGGAGGAAG TATCAGGCACCTGGGAGACCAAGGTCAGTAACAAGGAGAAGCGTGAGCAGCGCCGTAAAGACAAGACCACCGGTGACGGCTCAGGGAGCCCTGGAGGAGTGGATCCTCTGCCTAGTACTCCTCCCACCGAGTCAACCAAAGTCAGCCCTAAAGCTGCAAACCCTGGGTCTGTCTCTGAGAAGAAGGAAAAGAAGAAGAAAG GAGAATCCTCCAAAACCAAAGCAGAGAAAGCAGGTGCCGTTGTTGCTGTTGCCGTAGGCAGACctcaag CTATCAGCAGCGAGGAGGCTCCGGTAGTGACTGGAGGATGGACTGACCGGGCTGTGACGGCCCCAGCCCTTACCATTGTTCCTGATAAGGAGCACTGGACCACTTCTGAGAGCAATCAAGACACCACTGTCTGGGGGCACGAGACTGAAAGAAATTATAGTA GAGGATCCCTGATAACAGAGATAAAGGCTAAAGACCTGAATCTAGTCTCATTAACCAGACTAACAGTTGGCACTGCAG CAGTGGAACCCCAGCTGCCGTGTCCCAGCCAGCCTGAGCCTCAAGTGGAAGACGAGTGGTCTGGTCTGA ATGGTGATGGGTCTGCTGCTGCAGCAGACGGGTGCTCTGACTGGAATGCCCCAGCGGAGGTGTGGGGGAACTATGAGGAACTCCCTGCTCCAGTAGAGGCTGCCCCCCCTGTCCTCAAGGAGTCCCTGCCAGAGACGGTCAAG GTAtctgatgaagagagagaaaaggcggagCCTGCCGCTGATGGAACTGGTAAATtgaaaaagaagaaaaagaagaagaagaagcaagcTGAAGATGATGTAGTTACTGGCCAG GAGTCAGAGGAGCGAAGTAAAAAGGTTGTTGCTGAGGCCAAGGTGAAGAAGCAGCCAATCCAGGAgcctactgctcctgctgtcaaTGTTGCTGCTGTGAAG GCAAGAGTGGAGCAACCAGTTGTGGTTCAGAACACAGCCCCCATCACACAAGTGCCACCCCAACCCGCAGAGACGGAGCCTACTGCCAAGCAGAACAGTCTACCTGCTCCAACACATA AAAAACCTGAAGAGAGCCAGCCTTCCAAACCAGTGATGAAGAAGAAACGGGCAAGAAGAGAAACATGA
- the LOC139390993 gene encoding protein LYRIC-like isoform X1: MAENWQDAACQQVKLIAGRLNELLSTGLDLLHSELGVDFGVKPEIPPWLIFLAACIGLVLMVAMWASACRGLFKKRPTIVEVEAMESTKPATIKTAKAEEPKKKKRKPTEKKSQPNGSVVAELQEEVRVTEEDNLPVVPHHSQVKTEKASEVKNTKKKQKQAVKEAKTASSHGKESEEVSGTWETKVSNKEKREQRRKDKTTGDGSGSPGGVDPLPSTPPTESTKVSPKAANPGSVSEKKEKKKKGESSKTKAEKAGAVVAVAVGRPQAISSEEAPVVTGGWTDRAVTAPALTIVPDKEHWTTSESNQDTTVWGHETERNYSRGSLITEIKAKDLNLVSLTRLTVGTAAVEPQLPCPSQPEPQVEDEWSGLNGDGSAAAADGCSDWNAPAEVWGNYEELPAPVEAAPPVLKESLPETVKQVSDEEREKAEPAADGTGKLKKKKKKKKKQAEDDVVTGQESEERSKKVVAEAKVKKQPIQEPTAPAVNVAAVKARVEQPVVVQNTAPITQVPPQPAETEPTAKQNSLPAPTHKKPEESQPSKPVMKKKRARRET, encoded by the exons ATGGCAGAGAACTGGCAGGACGCGGCCTGTCAACAGGTCAAGTTGATAGCAGGTCGCCTGAATGAGCTTCTTTCCACTGGCCTAGACCTCTTGCACTCAGAACTCGGGGTGGATTTTGGAGTGAAGCCCGAGATTCCGCCATGGTTGATCTTCTTAGCAGCGTGTATTGGGCTCGTGCTAATGGTAGCTATGTGGGCCTCCGCATGTCGCGGGCTCTTCAAGAAGCGACCGACCATAGTTGAAGTTGAGGCCATGGAAAGCACTAAACCAGCTACTATCAAGACGGCAAAAGCAGAGGAACCGAAGAAAAAGAAAAGGAAACCTACAGAAAAG AAATCACAGCCAAATGGTAGTGTAGTTGCTGAGCTACAAGAGGAAGTCAGAGTGACTGAAGAAGACAACCTGCCAGTAGTGCCACATCATTCTCAAGTCAAGACAGAAAAGGCTTCTGAG GTAAAGAATACAAAGAAGAAGCAGAAACAGGCAGTAAAGGAGGCTAAGACGGCTTCTTCTCATGGCAAGGAATCGGAGGAAG TATCAGGCACCTGGGAGACCAAGGTCAGTAACAAGGAGAAGCGTGAGCAGCGCCGTAAAGACAAGACCACCGGTGACGGCTCAGGGAGCCCTGGAGGAGTGGATCCTCTGCCTAGTACTCCTCCCACCGAGTCAACCAAAGTCAGCCCTAAAGCTGCAAACCCTGGGTCTGTCTCTGAGAAGAAGGAAAAGAAGAAGAAAG GAGAATCCTCCAAAACCAAAGCAGAGAAAGCAGGTGCCGTTGTTGCTGTTGCCGTAGGCAGACctcaag CTATCAGCAGCGAGGAGGCTCCGGTAGTGACTGGAGGATGGACTGACCGGGCTGTGACGGCCCCAGCCCTTACCATTGTTCCTGATAAGGAGCACTGGACCACTTCTGAGAGCAATCAAGACACCACTGTCTGGGGGCACGAGACTGAAAGAAATTATAGTA GAGGATCCCTGATAACAGAGATAAAGGCTAAAGACCTGAATCTAGTCTCATTAACCAGACTAACAGTTGGCACTGCAG CAGTGGAACCCCAGCTGCCGTGTCCCAGCCAGCCTGAGCCTCAAGTGGAAGACGAGTGGTCTGGTCTGA ATGGTGATGGGTCTGCTGCTGCAGCAGACGGGTGCTCTGACTGGAATGCCCCAGCGGAGGTGTGGGGGAACTATGAGGAACTCCCTGCTCCAGTAGAGGCTGCCCCCCCTGTCCTCAAGGAGTCCCTGCCAGAGACGGTCAAG CAGGTAtctgatgaagagagagaaaaggcggagCCTGCCGCTGATGGAACTGGTAAATtgaaaaagaagaaaaagaagaagaagaagcaagcTGAAGATGATGTAGTTACTGGCCAG GAGTCAGAGGAGCGAAGTAAAAAGGTTGTTGCTGAGGCCAAGGTGAAGAAGCAGCCAATCCAGGAgcctactgctcctgctgtcaaTGTTGCTGCTGTGAAG GCAAGAGTGGAGCAACCAGTTGTGGTTCAGAACACAGCCCCCATCACACAAGTGCCACCCCAACCCGCAGAGACGGAGCCTACTGCCAAGCAGAACAGTCTACCTGCTCCAACACATA AAAAACCTGAAGAGAGCCAGCCTTCCAAACCAGTGATGAAGAAGAAACGGGCAAGAAGAGAAACATGA
- the LOC139390993 gene encoding protein LYRIC-like isoform X5 codes for MAENWQDAACQQVKLIAGRLNELLSTGLDLLHSELGVDFGVKPEIPPWLIFLAACIGLVLMVAMWASACRGLFKKRPTIVEVEAMESTKPATIKTAKAEEPKKKKRKPTEKKSQPNGSVVAELQEEVRVTEEDNLPVVPHHSQVKTEKASEVKNTKKKQKQAVKEAKTASSHGKESEEVSGTWETKVSNKEKREQRRKDKTTGDGSGSPGGVDPLPSTPPTESTKVSPKAANPGSVSEKKEKKKKGESSKTKAEKAGAVVAVAVGRPQAISSEEAPVVTGGWTDRAVTAPALTIVPDKEHWTTSESNQDTTVWGHETERNYSTVEPQLPCPSQPEPQVEDEWSGLNGDGSAAAADGCSDWNAPAEVWGNYEELPAPVEAAPPVLKESLPETVKQVSDEEREKAEPAADGTGKLKKKKKKKKKQAEDDVVTGQESEERSKKVVAEAKVKKQPIQEPTAPAVNVAAVKARVEQPVVVQNTAPITQVPPQPAETEPTAKQNSLPAPTHKKPEESQPSKPVMKKKRARRET; via the exons ATGGCAGAGAACTGGCAGGACGCGGCCTGTCAACAGGTCAAGTTGATAGCAGGTCGCCTGAATGAGCTTCTTTCCACTGGCCTAGACCTCTTGCACTCAGAACTCGGGGTGGATTTTGGAGTGAAGCCCGAGATTCCGCCATGGTTGATCTTCTTAGCAGCGTGTATTGGGCTCGTGCTAATGGTAGCTATGTGGGCCTCCGCATGTCGCGGGCTCTTCAAGAAGCGACCGACCATAGTTGAAGTTGAGGCCATGGAAAGCACTAAACCAGCTACTATCAAGACGGCAAAAGCAGAGGAACCGAAGAAAAAGAAAAGGAAACCTACAGAAAAG AAATCACAGCCAAATGGTAGTGTAGTTGCTGAGCTACAAGAGGAAGTCAGAGTGACTGAAGAAGACAACCTGCCAGTAGTGCCACATCATTCTCAAGTCAAGACAGAAAAGGCTTCTGAG GTAAAGAATACAAAGAAGAAGCAGAAACAGGCAGTAAAGGAGGCTAAGACGGCTTCTTCTCATGGCAAGGAATCGGAGGAAG TATCAGGCACCTGGGAGACCAAGGTCAGTAACAAGGAGAAGCGTGAGCAGCGCCGTAAAGACAAGACCACCGGTGACGGCTCAGGGAGCCCTGGAGGAGTGGATCCTCTGCCTAGTACTCCTCCCACCGAGTCAACCAAAGTCAGCCCTAAAGCTGCAAACCCTGGGTCTGTCTCTGAGAAGAAGGAAAAGAAGAAGAAAG GAGAATCCTCCAAAACCAAAGCAGAGAAAGCAGGTGCCGTTGTTGCTGTTGCCGTAGGCAGACctcaag CTATCAGCAGCGAGGAGGCTCCGGTAGTGACTGGAGGATGGACTGACCGGGCTGTGACGGCCCCAGCCCTTACCATTGTTCCTGATAAGGAGCACTGGACCACTTCTGAGAGCAATCAAGACACCACTGTCTGGGGGCACGAGACTGAAAGAAATTATAGTA CAGTGGAACCCCAGCTGCCGTGTCCCAGCCAGCCTGAGCCTCAAGTGGAAGACGAGTGGTCTGGTCTGA ATGGTGATGGGTCTGCTGCTGCAGCAGACGGGTGCTCTGACTGGAATGCCCCAGCGGAGGTGTGGGGGAACTATGAGGAACTCCCTGCTCCAGTAGAGGCTGCCCCCCCTGTCCTCAAGGAGTCCCTGCCAGAGACGGTCAAG CAGGTAtctgatgaagagagagaaaaggcggagCCTGCCGCTGATGGAACTGGTAAATtgaaaaagaagaaaaagaagaagaagaagcaagcTGAAGATGATGTAGTTACTGGCCAG GAGTCAGAGGAGCGAAGTAAAAAGGTTGTTGCTGAGGCCAAGGTGAAGAAGCAGCCAATCCAGGAgcctactgctcctgctgtcaaTGTTGCTGCTGTGAAG GCAAGAGTGGAGCAACCAGTTGTGGTTCAGAACACAGCCCCCATCACACAAGTGCCACCCCAACCCGCAGAGACGGAGCCTACTGCCAAGCAGAACAGTCTACCTGCTCCAACACATA AAAAACCTGAAGAGAGCCAGCCTTCCAAACCAGTGATGAAGAAGAAACGGGCAAGAAGAGAAACATGA
- the LOC139390993 gene encoding protein LYRIC-like isoform X9 gives MAENWQDAACQQVKLIAGRLNELLSTGLDLLHSELGVDFGVKPEIPPWLIFLAACIGLVLMVAMWASACRGLFKKRPTIVEVEAMESTKPATIKTAKAEEPKKKKRKPTEKKSQPNGSVVAELQEEVRVTEEDNLPVVPHHSQVKTEKASEVKNTKKKQKQAVKEAKTASSHGKESEEVSGTWETKVSNKEKREQRRKDKTTGDGSGSPGGVDPLPSTPPTESTKVSPKAANPGSVSEKKEKKKKGESSKTKAEKAGAVVAVAVGRPQAISSEEAPVVTGGWTDRAVTAPALTIVPDKEHWTTSESNQDTTVWGHETERNYMEPQLPCPSQPEPQVEDEWSGLNGDGSAAAADGCSDWNAPAEVWGNYEELPAPVEAAPPVLKESLPETVKQVSDEEREKAEPAADGTGKLKKKKKKKKKQAEDDVVTGQESEERSKKVVAEAKVKKQPIQEPTAPAVNVAAVKARVEQPVVVQNTAPITQVPPQPAETEPTAKQNSLPAPTHKKPEESQPSKPVMKKKRARRET, from the exons ATGGCAGAGAACTGGCAGGACGCGGCCTGTCAACAGGTCAAGTTGATAGCAGGTCGCCTGAATGAGCTTCTTTCCACTGGCCTAGACCTCTTGCACTCAGAACTCGGGGTGGATTTTGGAGTGAAGCCCGAGATTCCGCCATGGTTGATCTTCTTAGCAGCGTGTATTGGGCTCGTGCTAATGGTAGCTATGTGGGCCTCCGCATGTCGCGGGCTCTTCAAGAAGCGACCGACCATAGTTGAAGTTGAGGCCATGGAAAGCACTAAACCAGCTACTATCAAGACGGCAAAAGCAGAGGAACCGAAGAAAAAGAAAAGGAAACCTACAGAAAAG AAATCACAGCCAAATGGTAGTGTAGTTGCTGAGCTACAAGAGGAAGTCAGAGTGACTGAAGAAGACAACCTGCCAGTAGTGCCACATCATTCTCAAGTCAAGACAGAAAAGGCTTCTGAG GTAAAGAATACAAAGAAGAAGCAGAAACAGGCAGTAAAGGAGGCTAAGACGGCTTCTTCTCATGGCAAGGAATCGGAGGAAG TATCAGGCACCTGGGAGACCAAGGTCAGTAACAAGGAGAAGCGTGAGCAGCGCCGTAAAGACAAGACCACCGGTGACGGCTCAGGGAGCCCTGGAGGAGTGGATCCTCTGCCTAGTACTCCTCCCACCGAGTCAACCAAAGTCAGCCCTAAAGCTGCAAACCCTGGGTCTGTCTCTGAGAAGAAGGAAAAGAAGAAGAAAG GAGAATCCTCCAAAACCAAAGCAGAGAAAGCAGGTGCCGTTGTTGCTGTTGCCGTAGGCAGACctcaag CTATCAGCAGCGAGGAGGCTCCGGTAGTGACTGGAGGATGGACTGACCGGGCTGTGACGGCCCCAGCCCTTACCATTGTTCCTGATAAGGAGCACTGGACCACTTCTGAGAGCAATCAAGACACCACTGTCTGGGGGCACGAGACTGAAAGAAATTATA TGGAACCCCAGCTGCCGTGTCCCAGCCAGCCTGAGCCTCAAGTGGAAGACGAGTGGTCTGGTCTGA ATGGTGATGGGTCTGCTGCTGCAGCAGACGGGTGCTCTGACTGGAATGCCCCAGCGGAGGTGTGGGGGAACTATGAGGAACTCCCTGCTCCAGTAGAGGCTGCCCCCCCTGTCCTCAAGGAGTCCCTGCCAGAGACGGTCAAG CAGGTAtctgatgaagagagagaaaaggcggagCCTGCCGCTGATGGAACTGGTAAATtgaaaaagaagaaaaagaagaagaagaagcaagcTGAAGATGATGTAGTTACTGGCCAG GAGTCAGAGGAGCGAAGTAAAAAGGTTGTTGCTGAGGCCAAGGTGAAGAAGCAGCCAATCCAGGAgcctactgctcctgctgtcaaTGTTGCTGCTGTGAAG GCAAGAGTGGAGCAACCAGTTGTGGTTCAGAACACAGCCCCCATCACACAAGTGCCACCCCAACCCGCAGAGACGGAGCCTACTGCCAAGCAGAACAGTCTACCTGCTCCAACACATA AAAAACCTGAAGAGAGCCAGCCTTCCAAACCAGTGATGAAGAAGAAACGGGCAAGAAGAGAAACATGA